One window of Dermacentor albipictus isolate Rhodes 1998 colony unplaced genomic scaffold, USDA_Dalb.pri_finalv2 scaffold_14, whole genome shotgun sequence genomic DNA carries:
- the LOC139051730 gene encoding uncharacterized protein has protein sequence MSQPVAQGHASNIAEPDLSCSFADCPLLSDDEIGASSAGRQTDNACPAPDEGNESGQSDPVPPIDVAQALATALREYGTATLPGSTTTKAAAVVMILAFVVAHGLPWDTVDGLLRLIEALFGFQGDMLPRSKYLLRKLWNPTMHTAVNRHYYCNICGSQLEQLSSETMRCRECQADMKVSLLNNAGCFFSILNIKQQIGQSIAKFKDLLFAQMEKIEQGLQCDSVSDITSGAIYKSLRQSGKISHKDLTLTFNTDGSPVYKSSKASVWPIQFTINELPPGVRRQSPVLAGLWFGHKHPDMMVFMEKFVEALQAVGTVVWQHGTETVRSKVHSICCSVDAPARAAVTNQTQFNGRFGCCWSLTCAEQIEGTPRYIQTDFALRTEEGVLRDMKLALELNMPVNGIKGPSPLINLNLFNPVLSQAVDYMHCVLLGVTRQLTEFWLDSANCQEPFYIGAPSTIAKLDKRLLSICPPHCFTRLPRSLADRCFWKASEWKNWLLYYSLPTVLGVLPPRFWRHMSMLAEAIFTLLKSEISPTDLQCAGHLLESFVCRAANLYGTRFMTYNIHQLRHLTSSVEHLGPLWANSAFPFETGNGKLTKMVKAAKGAPTQILERVTLEGELELALHLLSLPHDVVRFCERLLGNVPIKKVTRIDNVCLFGAPVTAMLSERELQSVQNFLDTTCAVIEEYSRMSFEGTIIHSQQYRKAKKSDCSVVASHDGKFFIVSHILHVIAGISGLVLLLCQKLGIGENADGFPPHIKECFFSPVDTCVVLKPASVAMPALFIEFEAESKQYVCALPNIVERD, from the exons ATGTCACAGCCGGTTGCGCAAGGGCATGCTTCGAACATTGCCGAGCCTGATCTGTCCTGCTCGTTTGCCGACTGTCCGCTACTTTCAGACGATGAAATCGGCGCATCGTCAGCTGGCCGTCAGACTGACAATGCATGCCCGGCCCCAGACGAAGGCAACGAAAGCGGGCAATCCGACCCAGTACCGCCGATAGACGTTGCCCAAGCGCTCGCAACGGCTCTGCGCGAGTATGGCACGGCGACCCTTCCTGGATCCACAACAACAAAAGCTGCTGCAGTCGTAATGATTCTAGCTTTTGTTGTTGCGCATGGGCTGCCTTGGGACACCGTGGACGGGTTGTTGCGTCTCATCGAAGCATTGTTTGGATTTCAAGGTGACATGCTGCCTCGAAGCAAGTATCTACTCAGGAAGTTGTGGAATCCAACGATGCATACGGCCGTGAATCGCCATTACTACTGCAACATTTGCGGAAGTCAACTAGAGCAGCTAAGTTCAGAGACAATGCGCTGTCGAGAATGCCAAGCAGATATGAAAGTCTCGCTATTGAATAACGCAGGTTGCTTTTTCAGCATCTTGAACATCAAGCAGCAAATTGGTCAGTCAATAGCAAAGTTTAAGGACCTTCTGTTCGCCCAAATGGAAAAAATAGAGCAAGGATTGCAATGCGATTCAGTGAGTGATATCACCAGTGGTGCCATATACAAGAGTCTTAGACAGAGTGGCAAGATATCCCACAAGGACTTGACGCTCACATTCAACACTGACGGAAGCCCTGTTTATAAATCGTCGAAAGCGTCTGTGTGGCCCATCCAGTTCACTATAAATGAACTACCGCCAGGTGTGCGCCGCCAAAGCCCTGTTCTGGCTGGATTGTGGTTTGGCCACAAACATCCAGACATGATGGTGTTTATGGAAAAATTTGTGGAAGCATTGCAGGCTGTTGGAACTGTTGTGTGGCAGCATGGAACAGAAACGGTTAGATCAAAAGTTCATTCCATCTGCTGTTCAGTTGATGCACCAGCCCGTGCAGCAGTGACAAACCAGACACAGTTCAATGGAAGGTTCGGCTGCTGCTGGAGCCTGACCTGTGCAGAGCAAATCGAAG GTACTCCTCGTTACATCCAAACGGACTTTGCACTGAGAACAGAAGAAGGGGTCCTGAGAGACATGAAGCTTGCCCTTGAGCTGAATATGCCAGTGAATGGCATCAAGGGTCCATCGCCCCTGATAAACCTTAATTTGTTCAATCCAGTGTTGAGCCAGGCAGTTGACTACATGCACTGTGTGCTGCTTGGAGTGACAAGGCAGCTTACCGAGTTTTGGCTGGACAGTGCAAACTGCCAGGAGCCGTTCTACATCG GTGCTCCTTCAACTATAGCCAAGCTGGATAAACGTCTCCTGAGTATTTGCCCACCCCACTGCTTCACACGGCTGCCACGGTCCTTGGCAGACAGGTGCTTCTGGAAGGCGAGCGAGTGGAAGAACTGGCTTCTCTACTACTCTCTGCCAACAGTACTCGGAGTGCTGCCACCGCGGTTCTGGAGGCACATGTCAATGCTGGCCGAAGCCATTTTCACTCTGCTCAAGAGTGAAATTTCACCAACTGATCTTCAATGTGCAG GTCACCTGCTTGAATCATTTGTGTGCAGAGCTGCAAACCTCTATGGGACTCGCTTCATGACTTATAACATCCACCAGCTTCGCCATCTGACGTCAAGCGTGGAGCATCTGGGTCCTCTTTGGGCAAACTCAGCGTTTCCCTTCGAAACAGGGAATGGGAAGCTCACAAAGATGGTAAAGGCAGCAAAAGGAGCTCCGACACAAATACTGGAGAGAGTCACTCTGGAAGGAGAGCTGGAGCTTGCGCTGCATTTGCTTTCTCTTCCGCATGATGTGGTGAGGTTTTGCGAAAGACTGCTTGGCAATGTTCCTATTAAGAAAGTGACTCGAATTGATAATGTATGCTTATTTGGAGCACCAGTTACAGCTATGTTGTCCGAGCGGGAACTGCAATCTGTGCAAAATTTCTTGGACACAACATGTGCTGTAATTGAGGAATATTCAAGAATGAGCTTTGAAGGCACAATTATACACAGCCAGCAGTatagaaaagcaaagaaaagtgactgtTCTGTCGTTGCAAGCCATGATGGGAAATTTTTTATAGTTTCCCATATATTGCATGTAATTGCCGGCATTTCTGGCTTGGTTCTCTTGCTTTGTCAGAAACTGGGAATTGGTGAAAATGCTGATGGTTTTCCTCCTCACATCAAAGAGTGTTTTTTTTCACCTGTTGACACTTGTGTTGTTTTAAAGCCTGCTTCTGTTGCAATGCCGGCTTTGTTTATAGAATTTGAGGCTGAAAGCAAGCAGTATGTATGTGCATTGCCCAACATTGTAGAACGGGATTGa
- the LOC139051731 gene encoding uncharacterized protein: MSQPVAQGHASNIAEPDLSCSFDDCPLLSDDEIGASSAGRQTDNACPAPDEGNESGQSDPVPPIDVAQALATALREYGTATLPGSTTTKAAAVVMILAFVVAHGLPWDTVDGLLRLIEALFGFQGDMLPRSKYLLRKLWNPTMHTAVNRHYYCNICGSQLEQLSSETMRCRECQADMKVSLLNNAGCFFSILNIKQQIGQSIAKFKDLLFAQMEKIEQGLQCDSVSDITSGAIYKSLRQSGKISHKDLTLTFNTDGSPVYKSSKASVWPIQFTINELPPGVRRQSPVLAGLWFGHKHPDMMVFMEKFVEALQAVGTVVWQHGTETVRSKVHSICCSVDAPARAAVTNQTQFNGRFGCCWSLICAEQIEGTPRYIQTDFALRTEEGVLRDMKLALELNMPVNGIKGPSPLINLNLFNPVLSQAVDYMHCVLLGVTRQLTEFWLDSANCQEPFYIDSMEASIIEAIRKEVRAARLPSQGCAANVCSDNLQQAVREAPMKPCEIYVF, encoded by the exons ATGTCACAGCCGGTTGCGCAAGGGCATGCTTCGAACATTGCCGAGCCTGATCTGTCCTGCTCGTTTGACGACTGTCCGCTACTTTCAGACGATGAAATCGGCGCATCGTCAGCTGGCCGTCAGACTGACAATGCATGCCCGGCCCCAGACGAAGGCAACGAAAGCGGGCAATCCGACCCAGTACCGCCGATAGACGTTGCCCAAGCGCTCGCAACGGCTCTGCGCGAGTATGGCACGGCCACCCTTCCTGGATCCACAACAACAAAAGCTGCTGCAGTCGTAATGATTCTAGCTTTTGTTGTTGCGCATGGGCTGCCTTGGGACACCGTGGACGGGTTGTTGCGTCTCATCGAAGCATTGTTTGGATTTCAAGGTGACATGCTGCCTCGAAGCAAGTATCTACTCAGGAAGTTGTGGAATCCAACGATGCATACGGCCGTGAATCGCCATTACTACTGCAACATTTGCGGAAGTCAACTAGAGCAGCTAAGTTCAGAGACAATGCGCTGTCGAGAATGCCAAGCAGATATGAAAGTCTCGCTATTGAATAACGCAGGTTGCTTTTTCAGCATCTTGAACATCAAGCAGCAAATTGGTCAGTCAATAGCAAAGTTTAAGGACCTTCTGTTCGCCCAAATGGAAAAAATAGAGCAAGGATTGCAATGCGATTCAGTGAGTGATATCACCAGTGGTGCCATATACAAGAGTCTTAGACAGAGTGGCAAGATATCCCACAAGGACTTGACGCTCACATTCAACACTGACGGAAGCCCTGTTTATAAATCGTCGAAAGCGTCTGTGTGGCCCATCCAGTTCACTATAAATGAACTACCGCCAGGTGTGCGCCGCCAAAGCCCTGTTCTGGCTGGATTGTGGTTTGGCCACAAACATCCAGACATGATGGTGTTTATGGAAAAATTTGTGGAAGCATTGCAGGCTGTTGGAACTGTTGTGTGGCAGCATGGAACAGAAACGGTTAGATCAAAAGTTCATTCCATCTGCTGTTCAGTTGATGCACCAGCCCGTGCAGCAGTGACAAACCAGACACAGTTCAATGGAAGGTTCGGCTGCTGCTGGAGCCTGATCTGTGCAGAGCAAATCGAAG GTACTCCTCGTTACATCCAAACGGACTTTGCACTGAGAACAGAAGAAGGGGTCCTGAGAGACATGAAGCTTGCCCTTGAGCTGAATATGCCAGTGAATGGCATCAAGGGTCCATCGCCCCTGATAAACCTTAATTTGTTCAATCCAGTGTTGAGCCAGGCAGTTGACTACATGCACTGTGTGCTGCTTGGAGTGACAAGGCAGCTTACCGAGTTTTGGCTGGACAGTGCAAACTGCCAGGAGCCGTTCTACATCG ATTCCATGGAGGCCTCCATAATTGAGGCAATAAGAAAAGAAGTTCGTGCGGCAAGGCTGCCTTCACAA GGTTGTGCTGCAAATGTTTGCAGCGATAATTTGCAGCAAGCAGTGCGGGAAGCTCCCATGAAGCCATGTGAG ATCTATGTGTTTTGA